In Agromyces archimandritae, one genomic interval encodes:
- a CDS encoding RNA polymerase sigma factor has product MRPARGGLALSRQASTPDASAPDAGADAGVDAALRAAFTEEWAHVVATLIRTTGDWDVAEEASAAAFERAARTWPRDGIPSRPGAWLTTTARHLALDRLRRRSVEVEKLREWRDVEEPGGPPDPADAVAADADAEWVDDRLRLIFTCAHPALAMDARVALTLRTVGGLATGEIARAFLVPEATMAQRLVRAKRRIRTAGIPYRVPPPEALPERLDSVLAVLYLVHNEGYLASSGERLMRVDLSTEAIRLTRLVAGLLPHETEAEALLALMLLQRARTAARAAPDGGLIPLELQDRSRWDRTDLTEGLAILTRLGSGPVGAYRLQAEIQGAHASAATASDTDWHRILACYDGLAARSDSPFIALNRAIAVGMADGPERGLAELAALEAGGGLGAYHLLPAAQADFHRRAGDATAARRCYRRAIGLAPTAVERRYLEGRLAALGA; this is encoded by the coding sequence ATCCGCCCCGCGCGCGGAGGTCTGGCGCTGAGCCGGCAGGCGTCGACCCCGGACGCGTCGGCCCCGGATGCCGGGGCCGACGCCGGGGTCGACGCCGCGCTGCGGGCGGCGTTCACCGAGGAGTGGGCGCACGTCGTCGCCACGCTCATCCGCACCACCGGCGACTGGGACGTCGCCGAGGAAGCGAGCGCGGCCGCATTCGAACGCGCCGCCCGGACCTGGCCGCGCGACGGCATCCCGAGCCGGCCCGGCGCCTGGCTCACGACGACGGCCCGCCACCTCGCCCTCGACCGGCTGCGCCGCCGCAGCGTCGAGGTCGAGAAACTGCGCGAGTGGCGCGACGTCGAAGAACCCGGCGGCCCGCCCGACCCGGCCGACGCCGTCGCAGCCGACGCCGACGCCGAGTGGGTCGACGACCGGCTGCGACTGATCTTCACCTGCGCGCATCCGGCGCTCGCGATGGATGCCCGGGTCGCCCTCACCCTCCGCACGGTCGGCGGGCTCGCGACCGGCGAGATCGCCCGCGCATTCCTCGTGCCCGAAGCGACGATGGCGCAGCGCCTCGTGCGTGCCAAGCGCCGCATCCGCACCGCCGGCATCCCGTACCGGGTACCGCCGCCCGAGGCCCTGCCCGAACGCCTCGACTCGGTCCTCGCCGTGCTGTACCTCGTGCACAACGAGGGGTACCTCGCATCGAGCGGCGAACGGCTCATGCGGGTCGACCTGTCGACCGAGGCGATCCGGCTGACCCGGCTCGTCGCCGGGCTGCTGCCGCACGAGACCGAGGCCGAGGCCCTGCTCGCCCTCATGCTGCTGCAGCGGGCGCGGACGGCCGCGCGGGCGGCCCCCGACGGCGGGCTCATCCCCCTCGAACTCCAGGACCGCAGCCGCTGGGACCGCACCGACCTGACCGAAGGCCTCGCGATCCTCACCCGGCTCGGCTCCGGGCCGGTCGGCGCATACCGGCTGCAGGCCGAGATCCAGGGCGCCCACGCATCCGCCGCGACCGCCTCCGACACCGACTGGCACCGCATCCTCGCCTGCTACGACGGCCTCGCGGCCCGCTCCGATTCGCCGTTCATCGCCCTGAACCGGGCGATCGCCGTCGGCATGGCCGACGGCCCGGAGCGCGGCCTTGCAGAACTCGCCGCCCTCGAAGCCGGCGGCGGCCTGGGCGCCTACCACCTGCTGCCGGCCGCGCAGGCCGACTTCCACCGCCGCGCCGGCGACGCCACTGCCGCACGGCGCTGCTATCGCCGCGCGATCGGGCTCGCCCCGACCGCCGTCGAACGCCGCTACCTCGAAGGCCGCCTCGCGGCTCTCGGAGCCTAG
- a CDS encoding YciI family protein, translating into MEYALFYTQGADPQPYDPALDDIAEWDADGIARGVLEYGERLRPEHDATTVRVRGGELLIADGPFSEAKEAIGGFDVIDVPSLDEAIEIASRHPVARFGEVEIRPFWRGEGGVVADGDRLVPDGFDAEPKPGRSRYLLLVVADPNGEDVDESPEAWVAETGANGERLFGNRLQAPDATTRVMLRGGELVVSDGPLTEAKEWIAGLDLLDTAGLADAVSIAARHPMARAGTIELRPLWPLDVHADHAERTRREAAESAQRTEPRLTTGPGASAPRAEVWR; encoded by the coding sequence ATGGAATACGCGCTGTTCTACACGCAGGGTGCCGACCCGCAGCCCTACGACCCCGCCCTCGACGACATCGCCGAATGGGATGCCGACGGCATCGCCCGCGGCGTCCTCGAGTACGGGGAGCGGTTGCGGCCCGAGCACGACGCGACGACCGTGCGGGTGCGCGGCGGCGAACTGCTCATCGCCGACGGGCCGTTCTCGGAGGCGAAGGAGGCGATCGGCGGTTTCGACGTGATCGACGTGCCGAGCCTCGACGAGGCCATCGAGATCGCCTCCCGGCATCCCGTCGCCCGCTTCGGGGAGGTCGAGATCCGGCCGTTCTGGCGCGGCGAAGGCGGGGTGGTCGCCGACGGCGACCGGCTCGTGCCGGACGGCTTCGACGCCGAACCGAAGCCCGGCCGCAGCCGGTACCTGCTGCTCGTCGTCGCCGACCCGAACGGGGAGGACGTCGACGAATCCCCCGAAGCCTGGGTGGCCGAAACCGGCGCGAACGGCGAGCGCCTGTTCGGCAACCGGCTCCAGGCGCCCGACGCGACGACGCGCGTGATGCTGCGGGGCGGCGAGCTCGTCGTCAGCGACGGGCCGCTGACCGAGGCCAAGGAATGGATCGCCGGACTCGACCTGCTCGACACCGCAGGCCTGGCCGACGCCGTCTCGATCGCGGCCCGGCACCCCATGGCACGCGCGGGCACGATCGAGCTGCGGCCGCTCTGGCCGCTCGACGTGCACGCCGACCACGCCGAGCGCACGCGCCGCGAAGCCGCCGAGTCCGCGCAGCGCACCGAACCGCGCCTGACAACGGGCCCGGGCGCATCCGCCCCGCGCGCGGAGGTCTGGCGCTGA